In Gammaproteobacteria bacterium, a single window of DNA contains:
- a CDS encoding sensor histidine kinase, with protein MSLRFHLNLLITLLFLLALLLALFLAINNTRRAVQDELHSTVALTVQLLGETIAALEPHGNPRARARLVERIDALENIRHLCIGLYGEKGAPPVQSRGCAGARTATAPGWFRNLLARQKLEFRRSITLDSPPHSQLVVYADPADEISEAWQDTSDLLILMVGFWLAANLVVFVTLGAAMRPIDTILKGLDGIERGHYRLRLPVFRLPEFARISASFNHMAGALEKSTAENRYLTQKSLAIQEEERRLMARELHDELGQCLSAVQADAVSISKWSRGGVAPQVHESAQAIVSVSSRVFEVIRSMIKRLRPATLDELGLVITLGQTIDDWNTRHPEQFCRLQHRGEVDLNSLDDTVSIHVYRIVQECLTNIERHARAEQLSVEIETSARAGELRLRVTDDGCGFETRATRTGLGLIGMRERASVLGGAFEIETAPGEGTRVVVCLPLRPVWEQAPRPA; from the coding sequence ATGAGCCTGCGCTTCCACCTCAATCTGTTAATCACCTTGCTGTTTCTGCTGGCGCTGCTGCTTGCTCTTTTCCTCGCGATCAACAACACGCGCCGCGCGGTGCAGGATGAGTTGCATTCTACGGTAGCTCTGACTGTTCAATTGCTGGGCGAAACAATCGCCGCACTGGAACCACATGGCAATCCGCGGGCCAGAGCGCGTCTGGTCGAACGCATTGATGCACTCGAGAACATCCGCCATCTGTGCATCGGGCTGTACGGCGAAAAGGGCGCGCCGCCGGTGCAGAGTCGCGGCTGCGCGGGCGCCAGAACCGCAACGGCGCCCGGCTGGTTTCGAAATCTGCTGGCGCGGCAAAAGCTGGAATTCCGTCGGTCCATAACGCTGGATAGCCCGCCACATTCGCAGCTTGTGGTATACGCGGACCCGGCCGACGAGATCAGCGAAGCCTGGCAGGATACCAGCGATCTGCTGATTCTTATGGTTGGCTTCTGGCTGGCCGCCAACCTGGTGGTGTTCGTAACTCTCGGTGCCGCGATGCGGCCCATCGACACCATTTTGAAGGGTCTGGACGGCATCGAACGCGGTCATTACCGTTTGCGGCTGCCGGTTTTCAGGCTGCCGGAGTTCGCGCGCATCTCGGCCAGTTTCAATCATATGGCCGGCGCGCTGGAAAAGAGCACGGCGGAAAATCGCTATCTGACGCAGAAATCGCTGGCTATCCAGGAGGAAGAAAGGCGGTTGATGGCGCGCGAGCTGCACGACGAGCTGGGCCAGTGTCTGAGCGCGGTACAGGCCGATGCGGTCTCCATCAGCAAATGGAGCCGCGGCGGCGTCGCGCCGCAGGTGCACGAGAGCGCGCAGGCCATCGTCTCGGTGTCGTCGCGCGTATTCGAGGTCATCCGCAGCATGATCAAGCGGTTGCGCCCGGCGACCCTCGATGAACTGGGCTTGGTGATCACGCTGGGGCAGACCATCGACGACTGGAACACGCGTCATCCGGAGCAGTTTTGCCGCCTGCAACATCGCGGCGAAGTGGATTTGAACAGCCTCGACGACACCGTCAGCATACATGTCTACCGGATCGTCCAAGAGTGTCTGACGAATATCGAGCGCCACGCGCGGGCGGAGCAATTGTCGGTGGAAATTGAAACGTCGGCGCGCGCAGGAGAGCTGCGCCTGCGCGTAACGGACGACGGGTGTGGTTTCGAAACGCGCGCCACCCGCACGGGACTGGGCCTGATCGGGATGCGCGAACGCGCCAGCGTGCTGGGCGGTGCATTCGAGATCGAGACCGCGCCGGGTGAAGGTACGCGCGTGGTGGTGTGTCTGCCACTCCGTCCGGTATGGGAGCAGGCTCCGCGGCCGGCTTAA